A single Crateriforma conspicua DNA region contains:
- the gatB gene encoding Asp-tRNA(Asn)/Glu-tRNA(Gln) amidotransferase subunit GatB produces the protein MPQYETIIGLEVHVQLKTDSKLFCGCSTRFGAPPNSQVCPVCLGMPGALPVMNRQAITLAVKAGLALNCNIPPMTKWDRKQYFYPDLPKGYQISQYDLPICADGFLDIDDPASEGDTRRIGLIRAHLEEDAGKSQHDETSGRNDSRIDLNRCGTPLLEIVSQPDLRSSAEAKNYLTELKLLLTHLEVSDCEMQEGSLRVDANINLHLDVDGKKIATPIVEVKNMNSFRAVERALDYEAERQYAHWEETGQTIKDAPKTTRGWDDSREQTFAQREKEESADYRYFPDPDLLPVRLPQSFIDQVRDTIQETPAQARDRLQTQHGLSAYDADVIVNQGAAILGYFESVADVSGDPKRASSWIQQDVLRTLKEQETSIEQFPIPAKRLGDLLGRVRSGDLDNNRARDVFAYLIENDTDVDSACTALGIEAVDSGEIESLCQKLLDDNPQVVQDVRGGKQQAVGRLIGQAKKVNPNANPQQVRETLLKLING, from the coding sequence ATGCCGCAATACGAAACCATCATCGGGCTGGAAGTCCACGTTCAACTGAAGACCGACAGCAAACTGTTCTGCGGTTGTAGCACTCGATTTGGTGCGCCACCCAACAGCCAAGTCTGTCCGGTCTGCCTGGGCATGCCTGGTGCGCTTCCGGTCATGAATCGCCAAGCAATCACATTGGCGGTCAAAGCCGGACTGGCCTTGAACTGCAACATCCCGCCGATGACCAAATGGGACCGCAAACAGTATTTCTATCCCGACCTGCCCAAGGGATATCAAATCAGCCAATACGATCTTCCCATTTGCGCTGACGGCTTCTTGGACATCGACGATCCCGCATCCGAAGGCGACACGCGACGCATTGGGCTGATCCGTGCACACCTGGAGGAAGACGCCGGCAAGAGCCAACACGACGAAACCTCTGGTCGGAACGATTCACGCATCGACTTGAACCGATGTGGAACACCGCTTTTGGAAATCGTCAGCCAACCCGATCTGCGCAGCAGCGCCGAAGCCAAAAACTATCTGACCGAACTGAAGCTTCTGTTGACACACTTGGAAGTGTCCGACTGCGAAATGCAAGAAGGCAGTTTGCGTGTCGATGCGAACATCAACTTGCATCTGGATGTGGATGGCAAAAAGATCGCCACGCCGATCGTTGAAGTCAAAAACATGAACAGCTTCCGCGCCGTCGAACGAGCGTTGGATTACGAAGCGGAACGCCAGTACGCACACTGGGAAGAAACCGGTCAAACGATCAAGGACGCCCCCAAGACGACACGCGGATGGGATGATTCACGCGAACAAACGTTTGCCCAGCGAGAAAAAGAAGAATCGGCCGACTATCGATACTTCCCCGATCCCGATTTGTTGCCCGTACGACTGCCCCAATCGTTCATCGATCAAGTTCGCGACACGATCCAAGAAACTCCCGCCCAGGCTCGTGACCGCTTGCAGACCCAACACGGTCTGTCTGCCTACGACGCGGACGTCATCGTCAATCAAGGTGCCGCCATCCTGGGGTACTTTGAATCCGTCGCCGATGTCAGCGGCGACCCCAAACGCGCCAGTTCGTGGATCCAGCAAGATGTATTGCGTACGTTGAAGGAACAGGAAACGTCGATCGAACAGTTCCCGATTCCTGCCAAGCGATTGGGAGATTTGTTGGGCCGCGTGCGGTCGGGTGATCTGGACAACAACCGCGCGCGCGATGTCTTCGCTTATCTGATCGAAAACGATACGGATGTCGATTCGGCCTGCACCGCACTGGGAATCGAAGCGGTCGACAGCGGCGAAATCGAATCGCTTTGCCAGAAACTGTTGGATGACAATCCGCAAGTGGTCCAAGACGTTCGCGGTGGCAAACAACAGGCGGTCGGTCGACTGATCGGGCAAGCGAAAAAGGTGAATCCCAATGCGAATCCACAACAGGTCCGCGAAACACTTCTGAAACTGATCAACGGCTAA
- a CDS encoding methyl-accepting chemotaxis protein yields MLNRISVRSRLLLVACLIMALFAEMSYFGEQNGRNAAEIGLRLSTERMLHDQKEKLQVASHTLAEALGEHIRGLNTQDERIAEIRRLIDGIRFEDDRSGYYYVYDGTTNVALPTNHSLQGTDLSDMTDVNGVPLVVDLNEAANQGGGFVQYVWDKPGHGPTAKLGYAELIPGTTMWLGAGVYLDNIDEQQAVIRAQLEQSLSSNAWSMRLISTLIFIAILATSLWVAWGLLRSIKVVTQSLHDIADGEGDLTKRIEIHSQDEFGELAGWFNRFMDKLHQVVSTIVNNVTRLDQEARSLSGVADDLASHAKNSNRRTNDVNSSTQEMSQNISRIASAVEQSRNNIATVATAAEEMTATIGSIAESTSEATDVSMRAVDQTKSTWQRIHHLGSRADAIDEVTEVITEISEQINLLSLNATIEAARSGEAGKGFAVVASEIKDLAKQTADATLDIREKITDVQTNTNNAVTDIEAITAVIENVNAIVASITAAVGEQSKAAQEIALNIGQAAHGMDEINQSINEVSTASTSISGDIAAVSESTGDLSGCSEKVDHSSDDLKEFSAQLLQTLSTFRV; encoded by the coding sequence ATGCTCAACCGCATCTCCGTACGCAGTCGTCTGCTGCTTGTCGCCTGTTTGATCATGGCGTTGTTTGCCGAAATGTCATACTTCGGCGAACAGAATGGCCGAAACGCTGCAGAAATCGGACTGCGGCTTAGCACCGAGCGGATGCTGCACGACCAGAAAGAAAAACTGCAGGTCGCCAGCCATACGCTTGCCGAAGCGTTGGGTGAACACATTCGTGGCCTTAACACCCAAGACGAACGGATCGCCGAAATTCGTCGTTTGATCGACGGCATTCGTTTCGAAGACGACCGATCGGGATACTACTACGTCTACGATGGGACGACGAACGTTGCCCTCCCGACCAACCATTCGTTGCAGGGCACCGACCTGTCGGACATGACCGATGTCAATGGCGTCCCTCTCGTGGTCGATCTAAACGAGGCCGCCAATCAGGGTGGCGGGTTTGTCCAATATGTCTGGGACAAGCCGGGACACGGACCGACGGCCAAGCTGGGTTATGCGGAATTGATTCCGGGCACCACCATGTGGCTGGGTGCCGGTGTCTATCTGGACAACATCGATGAACAACAAGCGGTGATCCGCGCACAATTGGAACAATCTCTTTCTAGCAACGCTTGGTCGATGCGTCTGATTTCGACCCTGATCTTCATCGCCATTCTGGCGACCAGCCTGTGGGTGGCATGGGGGCTATTGCGTTCGATCAAGGTGGTCACCCAAAGCCTGCATGACATCGCCGATGGCGAAGGCGACTTGACCAAGCGAATCGAGATACATTCGCAAGATGAATTCGGTGAATTGGCCGGTTGGTTCAACCGATTCATGGACAAATTACACCAAGTCGTTTCGACCATCGTCAACAACGTCACACGTTTGGACCAAGAGGCACGCAGCCTTTCAGGCGTCGCCGATGACCTTGCGTCGCACGCGAAAAACAGCAACCGACGTACGAACGATGTGAATTCATCGACACAGGAAATGAGCCAGAACATTTCACGTATCGCATCGGCCGTGGAACAGTCACGCAACAACATCGCCACCGTGGCAACCGCCGCGGAAGAAATGACGGCGACCATCGGATCCATCGCCGAAAGCACCTCCGAAGCGACCGATGTATCAATGCGAGCGGTTGATCAAACCAAGTCCACGTGGCAGCGGATCCATCATCTGGGATCTCGTGCCGATGCCATCGACGAAGTGACCGAAGTGATCACCGAGATTTCCGAACAAATCAATCTGCTGTCGCTTAACGCGACCATCGAAGCCGCTCGATCAGGCGAAGCAGGAAAAGGCTTCGCCGTCGTGGCCAGCGAGATCAAAGACTTGGCAAAACAAACCGCTGACGCGACGCTTGATATTCGCGAAAAAATCACGGACGTTCAAACCAATACCAACAACGCCGTGACCGATATCGAAGCGATCACCGCCGTCATCGAAAACGTCAATGCGATCGTCGCATCCATCACCGCCGCGGTCGGCGAACAATCCAAAGCCGCTCAAGAGATCGCGTTGAATATCGGCCAAGCCGCTCACGGAATGGACGAGATCAACCAGAGCATCAACGAGGTCTCCACCGCGTCCACCAGCATCTCCGGCGACATCGCTGCCGTCAGCGAATCAACGGGTGACTTGTCTGGATGCAGTGAAAAAGTGGATCACAGCAGCGACGACCTGAAAGAGTTCTCGGCTCAGTTGCTGCAGACCCTTTCAACCTTCCGCGTCTGA
- a CDS encoding DUF4962 domain-containing protein, whose protein sequence is MSLRPLPSLAIALLVSISFDVLLFDTSNCGATERPLDQSPATESDWGYRPDHDTAVSLNPPSFHWRPQTEINRWQLQCSIDPNFPVADTYQADDLDLSVHTPSSTFSPGTYFWRYRGIDASDRKTNWSQARRFTVKSGLPEMPMPSRGDLLDRIPDEHPRLFIRPDDVDRLRELADGPMAEQYAELCRQCDRLLKSPPSTEEPRKYGDDITPRGEQWRELWWGNRQRTIAALRSATTLAFTYRLSGNEAYGDLAKRILMDCAQWDPQGATGYRYNDEAGMPYAYYFSRAYTFIHSRLSDAERRKCQEVMQIRGQEMYEHLCPRHLWSPYASHSNRAWHFLGEVGIAFHGEIDDADQWTWFAANVFFSNYPVWSDDDGGWHEGVTYWNSYISRFTWWADIMKSALRIDAYQKPYFSQIGYYPIYLLPPGKVGGGFGDLNANASSSKVVDLMHVLASQSGNPHWGWYVQQHPDHEPETDYVQFIRGAMGNLQASPPIDLPESRCFAGTGQAMLNTNLIDAKNNVQVTFKSSPFGTQSHGYEANNSFLLWAYGKRLLIRSGKRDMYASDHHKNWMWSTRSVNNITVNGTGQLKRSAQAQAKIVDFVQSPNVDVVVGEAGDCYRAHANDSQSALERFTRAVIFVKPETVVVYDRLVPTEASTLTYWLHAVDKFDIENQHQILVHQDDVHCQVNFLVPEGLKFNQTNQYDPNPRPRIQLREWHLSADVPAEQSTAGRPSEFLTVYRVAQGSDPEFASFDYRVMDDRYELVSRTPQQTVTVQIPQAVETNRSTADAGAEQIQIKVDDPAGKKPPQTFTADLL, encoded by the coding sequence ATGTCCCTCCGCCCGCTGCCATCGCTTGCCATTGCGCTATTGGTGTCCATTTCGTTTGATGTGCTTTTGTTCGACACCTCCAATTGCGGTGCGACCGAACGCCCCTTGGATCAGTCACCGGCGACCGAATCGGATTGGGGCTATCGTCCTGATCACGATACAGCCGTGTCGTTGAATCCACCCAGTTTTCATTGGCGACCTCAAACAGAAATCAATCGCTGGCAACTTCAGTGTTCGATTGACCCGAATTTTCCAGTTGCCGACACGTACCAGGCCGATGACTTGGATTTGTCGGTACATACGCCGTCGTCCACGTTTTCACCGGGAACCTACTTCTGGCGTTATCGCGGAATCGACGCCAGCGACCGAAAAACGAATTGGAGCCAAGCCCGACGGTTTACGGTCAAAAGCGGTTTGCCAGAAATGCCCATGCCTTCGCGCGGCGATCTGCTGGACCGCATTCCGGACGAACACCCTCGATTGTTCATTCGCCCCGACGACGTGGACCGTTTGAGAGAGCTTGCCGACGGTCCGATGGCCGAACAGTACGCAGAGCTATGCCGGCAATGCGATCGTTTGCTGAAGTCTCCTCCATCGACGGAAGAACCCCGCAAGTATGGCGATGACATCACACCGCGCGGCGAACAATGGCGAGAACTCTGGTGGGGCAACCGCCAGCGCACCATTGCCGCCCTGCGTTCGGCCACGACCCTGGCGTTCACCTATCGGCTTTCTGGTAACGAAGCCTATGGCGATCTGGCAAAACGGATCTTGATGGATTGCGCTCAGTGGGATCCACAAGGTGCGACGGGCTATCGATACAACGATGAAGCAGGAATGCCCTACGCGTATTACTTTTCGCGCGCCTACACATTCATCCATTCACGGCTATCAGATGCCGAACGGCGAAAGTGCCAAGAAGTGATGCAAATCCGGGGACAGGAAATGTACGAACATCTGTGCCCCCGGCACCTGTGGAGCCCCTACGCCAGTCACAGCAACCGTGCATGGCATTTCCTGGGCGAAGTCGGAATTGCATTTCATGGGGAGATCGATGACGCCGACCAATGGACTTGGTTTGCCGCCAACGTCTTCTTCAGCAACTATCCCGTGTGGAGTGATGACGACGGCGGTTGGCATGAAGGGGTCACGTATTGGAACAGCTACATCAGCCGTTTCACTTGGTGGGCCGACATCATGAAAAGCGCGCTTCGGATCGATGCCTATCAAAAACCTTACTTCAGTCAGATCGGCTACTATCCGATCTATCTATTGCCTCCGGGGAAAGTGGGCGGTGGTTTCGGCGACTTGAACGCCAACGCATCATCATCCAAGGTCGTCGACCTGATGCATGTCTTGGCATCCCAGTCGGGGAATCCCCACTGGGGCTGGTACGTCCAACAACACCCCGACCATGAACCCGAAACGGACTACGTTCAATTCATTCGTGGAGCGATGGGCAATCTGCAGGCATCCCCACCGATCGACTTGCCCGAATCTCGTTGCTTCGCCGGCACCGGCCAGGCAATGCTAAACACGAACTTGATCGACGCGAAGAACAATGTCCAAGTCACGTTCAAGTCCAGCCCGTTCGGCACGCAATCCCATGGCTACGAAGCAAACAACTCGTTCTTGCTTTGGGCTTACGGGAAACGCTTGCTGATTCGATCCGGAAAACGGGACATGTACGCCAGCGATCATCACAAGAACTGGATGTGGAGCACTCGATCTGTCAACAACATCACGGTCAATGGCACCGGACAGCTGAAACGTTCTGCACAGGCGCAAGCGAAGATCGTCGACTTCGTCCAGTCCCCCAACGTCGATGTCGTCGTCGGTGAAGCAGGCGACTGCTATCGTGCACACGCGAATGACTCGCAATCCGCATTGGAGCGGTTCACCAGAGCCGTCATCTTTGTGAAGCCGGAAACCGTGGTGGTGTACGACCGTCTGGTCCCGACCGAAGCATCCACGTTGACCTACTGGCTTCACGCCGTCGACAAATTTGACATTGAAAACCAGCACCAGATTCTGGTCCACCAGGATGATGTCCACTGTCAAGTGAACTTCTTGGTTCCCGAGGGATTGAAGTTCAACCAAACGAATCAATACGATCCCAATCCACGTCCGAGAATTCAGTTGCGTGAATGGCATTTATCAGCCGACGTTCCCGCCGAACAATCGACGGCCGGTCGGCCATCAGAATTCTTGACCGTCTATCGGGTTGCTCAGGGTAGCGATCCTGAATTTGCAAGTTTCGATTATCGGGTGATGGACGATCGCTATGAATTGGTTTCACGCACACCGCAACAGACGGTGACGGTTCAAATCCCACAAGCCGTTGAAACGAATCGAAGCACTGCTGACGCCGGGGCAGAGCAAATTCAGATCAAGGTCGACGATCCCGCCGGCAAAAAGCCGCCCCAGACTTTCACAGCAGATTTGCTTTAG
- the flhA gene encoding flagellar biosynthesis protein FlhA, producing MRYRDLILPLGIIACLVVILVPLPPMLMDLLLAGNITIGVIVLLTTVYVATPLEFSIFPSLLLATTLARLVLNVATTRLILSGAEKNQMNAAGGVIQSFGEFVAGDRLEIGLIIFVIIVLIQFIVITKGATRISEVAARFALDGMPGRQMAIDADMNAGLIDEKEAQRRRQEINAQADFYGAMDGASKFVRGDAIAGIVITLVNVVGGLYIGTMRAGMSFGQAAELFTKLTIGDGLVSQVPALLISLAAGLLVTRSAAKSSLPEQFLQQLFGNPKALMVAGAFLCLMIVTNLPALPMATLGFGCIGLAVVMNRHSHQAAEAKQAEMEAEKATPPPEKRPEDFLTVDPMEVAIGLGLLPLADPSRGGDLMQRITGIRHSIAGDIGVILPKVRVRDDMALGQMEYQIRIAGNSMATASLLPDHLLAIDSGQTTGTIEGEVTRDPTFGEPAVWIDPMRREQAAIFGYTLVEPGAVLATHLQEIAKRHADELLSRDSTKHLIDELKEVAPAVVDELIPGVMKVSEVQQVLQQLLREDVPIRQLSLILETLGDFAGKTKDPTLLCEYVRHRLARTISSRYRDASGRLHVVTLDPEMEDRIAAGVEHNERGLFVRMSPEAVDLTCSRLQEAVKRLIGLGHHPVVLVSPRIRPGLRQLTAVTIPRLRILSFNEITQDTQIESHGVVSDQAPGKA from the coding sequence ATGCGTTATCGCGACTTGATTCTGCCGCTGGGCATCATCGCCTGTCTGGTGGTCATTCTGGTCCCGTTACCACCGATGTTGATGGACCTGCTGTTGGCGGGGAATATCACGATCGGCGTGATCGTGTTGCTGACGACCGTCTATGTGGCGACACCGCTGGAATTCAGCATCTTTCCGTCGTTGCTTCTGGCTACCACGCTGGCTCGGCTGGTGCTGAACGTCGCTACGACACGTTTGATCCTTAGTGGTGCCGAAAAGAACCAAATGAACGCCGCCGGAGGTGTGATCCAAAGCTTTGGCGAATTCGTGGCGGGCGACCGACTGGAAATCGGATTGATCATCTTTGTGATCATCGTCCTGATTCAATTCATCGTGATCACCAAAGGGGCGACCCGGATCAGTGAAGTCGCCGCCAGATTCGCCTTGGACGGAATGCCGGGTCGGCAAATGGCGATCGATGCCGACATGAATGCCGGACTGATCGACGAAAAAGAAGCCCAACGTCGACGCCAAGAGATCAACGCACAGGCGGACTTTTATGGTGCGATGGACGGTGCCAGCAAATTCGTCCGGGGCGATGCGATTGCCGGCATCGTCATCACCTTGGTCAATGTCGTCGGCGGACTTTACATCGGCACGATGCGGGCGGGCATGTCCTTTGGCCAAGCCGCGGAATTGTTCACCAAGTTGACGATCGGCGACGGGTTGGTCAGCCAAGTCCCGGCGCTGTTGATCTCCCTGGCTGCCGGCCTGTTGGTGACGCGAAGTGCCGCCAAGAGCAGTCTGCCGGAACAATTCCTGCAACAACTGTTTGGCAATCCCAAAGCCTTGATGGTCGCCGGTGCGTTTTTGTGCCTGATGATCGTGACCAATTTGCCCGCCTTGCCCATGGCCACGCTTGGTTTCGGTTGCATCGGATTGGCTGTCGTCATGAACCGGCACTCCCATCAAGCAGCCGAAGCGAAGCAGGCGGAAATGGAGGCGGAAAAGGCCACACCGCCACCAGAGAAACGTCCAGAAGATTTCCTAACCGTCGATCCGATGGAAGTCGCCATCGGGCTTGGATTGTTGCCTTTGGCCGATCCGTCGCGTGGCGGTGATTTGATGCAACGCATCACCGGCATTCGTCACTCCATCGCCGGCGACATCGGGGTGATTCTGCCCAAGGTGCGCGTTCGCGACGACATGGCGTTGGGACAAATGGAATACCAAATTCGAATCGCGGGCAATTCCATGGCCACCGCGTCGCTGCTTCCCGACCACTTGCTGGCAATCGACAGCGGCCAGACCACCGGTACCATCGAAGGCGAAGTGACTCGCGATCCCACGTTCGGGGAACCCGCGGTTTGGATCGACCCGATGCGGCGGGAACAGGCGGCGATCTTTGGATACACGCTGGTCGAACCCGGTGCGGTCCTGGCAACACATCTGCAGGAGATCGCCAAGCGGCACGCCGACGAATTGTTGTCCCGCGATTCCACCAAGCATCTGATCGACGAATTGAAGGAAGTCGCTCCGGCCGTCGTGGACGAGCTGATCCCAGGGGTGATGAAGGTCAGTGAAGTTCAGCAGGTCTTGCAACAGCTGTTGCGTGAAGACGTGCCGATTCGCCAGCTGAGCTTGATCCTGGAAACCCTGGGGGATTTCGCGGGCAAGACCAAAGATCCGACGCTGCTTTGTGAATACGTGCGTCACCGACTGGCACGGACCATCAGTTCCCGTTATCGCGACGCATCAGGCCGTTTGCACGTCGTCACCTTGGATCCGGAAATGGAAGATCGCATTGCGGCCGGCGTGGAACACAACGAGCGAGGACTTTTTGTCCGGATGAGCCCTGAAGCCGTGGACCTCACTTGCAGCCGATTGCAAGAAGCGGTTAAGAGACTGATAGGTCTGGGTCACCACCCGGTCGTTTTGGTAAGTCCAAGAATTCGACCTGGGCTTCGGCAACTTACGGCGGTGACCATTCCGCGTTTGCGAATTCTTTCCTTCAACGAAATCACCCAAGACACCCAAATCGAATCACACGGGGTCGTCAGCGACCAAGCTCCCGGCAAGGCCTGA
- a CDS encoding flagellar biosynthesis protein FlhF yields the protein MHIRTFRAANLQAALAEIRRQMGPTASVLHTRQVRDGWLGWLGRTHVEVTAGMSDEFPASEIPVSTTASPADPMALEPTGIDARDPSSDVSIRLRTDSSDDLPASLEVYRSELLQLGVPHSIAARWISSTASFQATLGDHSSPLTWAEPLQQTVARNIKIAGPIRTRPGHRHVVALVGPTGVGKTTTIAKLAAGFRIEARRQVGLLTIDTYRIAAVQQLKAYSQIMDLPMEVVEDPGDMQAALERLGDVDLVLIDTAGRSPRSDARIEQLVSYLDAAKPDEIHLVLSATSGLDSILTTLNGFSPARPDAMILTKMDETPHSATVLAALEQSATSDRGNGRSLPLSYVTHGQQVPDDIGIADADALAQQMFPSAVSRQHLEAA from the coding sequence ATGCACATTCGCACCTTCCGAGCCGCCAACCTGCAAGCCGCCCTGGCGGAAATCCGGCGACAGATGGGCCCGACCGCGTCGGTGCTGCATACACGTCAGGTTCGTGACGGCTGGCTGGGATGGTTGGGGCGAACCCACGTCGAAGTCACCGCGGGCATGAGTGATGAATTTCCGGCAAGCGAAATTCCGGTGTCAACGACCGCGTCGCCCGCTGATCCGATGGCTCTGGAACCGACCGGAATCGACGCCAGGGACCCGTCGTCCGACGTGTCAATCCGCCTTCGCACCGACAGCAGCGACGACCTGCCCGCGTCATTGGAAGTCTATCGTTCGGAATTGCTTCAATTAGGTGTTCCGCATTCGATCGCTGCACGTTGGATCAGTTCGACCGCCAGTTTCCAGGCAACGCTGGGTGACCATTCCAGCCCGCTGACCTGGGCCGAACCGCTACAGCAAACCGTCGCCCGTAACATCAAGATCGCCGGCCCCATTCGCACACGTCCGGGGCACCGTCACGTGGTGGCTCTGGTCGGCCCCACCGGCGTCGGCAAAACGACAACGATCGCCAAGCTGGCCGCTGGCTTCCGAATCGAAGCCCGTCGTCAGGTCGGCTTGCTGACCATCGACACCTATCGCATCGCCGCTGTTCAACAACTGAAGGCGTATTCGCAAATCATGGATCTGCCCATGGAGGTCGTCGAAGACCCCGGCGATATGCAAGCGGCTTTGGAACGATTGGGAGACGTCGACTTGGTCTTGATCGACACCGCAGGCCGCAGCCCTCGCAGCGACGCGAGAATCGAACAACTGGTGTCCTATCTGGATGCCGCAAAGCCTGATGAGATTCACTTGGTGCTGAGTGCCACCAGCGGTTTGGATTCCATTTTGACGACGTTGAACGGTTTTTCACCGGCACGTCCCGACGCGATGATCTTGACCAAGATGGACGAAACACCGCACAGCGCAACGGTACTGGCCGCGCTCGAACAGTCGGCCACAAGCGACCGCGGAAACGGGCGCTCATTGCCGCTGAGCTACGTCACACATGGTCAGCAAGTACCCGACGACATCGGCATTGCCGACGCGGATGCTTTGGCACAGCAAATGTTTCCCTCTGCGGTTTCACGACAGCACTTGGAAGCCGCCTGA
- a CDS encoding FliA/WhiG family RNA polymerase sigma factor — MAATVTADDEILQVWATLKETSKDAPNYEPLRNKLVERYMPLVKYNGERIWQRLPDGVDLDDLISAGIFGLMDAIDAYDLDRGVKFETYCVPRIRGAMLDELRTMDWVPRLVRSKASKLGVARKTLETKLGRAPTVQELAEHMELDVKEVEKMQSDANAVGVVSLNKKWYETDSYKDVREIDILEDKKGEDPTRRVQKNDLMRLVTKGLNRNERLIIILYYYEELTMKEIGATLDLSESRVSQMHTSIVNRLQTQLGVRKTEFAA, encoded by the coding sequence ATGGCAGCGACAGTCACAGCCGATGACGAGATCCTACAAGTATGGGCCACGTTGAAGGAGACGTCGAAAGACGCTCCCAACTACGAACCGCTTCGCAACAAGCTGGTCGAACGGTACATGCCGCTGGTCAAATACAACGGCGAACGTATCTGGCAACGCTTGCCCGATGGCGTCGATCTGGACGACTTGATCAGCGCGGGCATCTTCGGGTTGATGGACGCCATCGACGCGTACGACCTGGACCGCGGTGTCAAATTCGAAACCTATTGCGTGCCACGGATTCGTGGCGCCATGCTGGATGAACTGCGAACGATGGACTGGGTCCCGCGTTTGGTTCGCAGCAAAGCCAGCAAACTGGGCGTCGCTCGCAAGACCCTGGAAACAAAGTTGGGGCGTGCCCCGACCGTCCAAGAACTTGCCGAGCACATGGAATTGGACGTCAAAGAAGTCGAGAAGATGCAGTCCGATGCCAACGCGGTCGGCGTCGTTTCGCTGAACAAGAAGTGGTACGAAACGGACAGTTACAAGGACGTTCGTGAAATCGACATTCTGGAAGACAAGAAGGGTGAAGACCCGACGCGTCGTGTCCAGAAGAACGACCTGATGCGTCTGGTGACCAAAGGCCTGAATCGAAACGAACGCTTGATCATCATTCTTTACTACTACGAAGAATTGACGATGAAGGAAATCGGCGCGACGTTGGATCTTTCCGAGTCACGCGTCAGCCAAATGCACACCTCCATTGTCAACCGGTTGCAAACGCAACTGGGTGTCCGCAAGACTGAATTCGCCGCCTAG